The Quercus robur chromosome 7, dhQueRobu3.1, whole genome shotgun sequence genome has a segment encoding these proteins:
- the LOC126691598 gene encoding E3 ubiquitin-protein ligase PRT6 isoform X2: protein MDNMDIDSSFDTNTLKPPDQILRRLALIGVPEEVSDQPSLVAFVKDDKSRMLELVSAILPTDEEVWGALQDAKSGSRRSSISMKRRFRESMLWLQWLMFEGEPASALKNLSRMSSGQRGVCGAVWGNNDVAYRCRTCEHDPTCAICVPCFQNGDHTGHDYSIIYTGGGCCDCGDVTAWKREGFCSKHKGAEQIQPLPEEVANSVRPVLNALFICWKKKLLVAETIPQENPRAGDHISEQMRVANELTFVVVEMLLEFCKYSESLLSFVSRMVCSSLGLLQILVRAERFLKDDIVKKLYDLLLRLLGDPFFKYEFAKVFLSYYPTVVNEAIKMGNDNGSMNYSLQSTFSVQIFTVPTLTPRLVKEMNLLVMLLGCVGDIFAACAGEDGRLQIAKWANLYDTTIRVVEDIRFVLSHAVVSKYVTHDQKDISRTWMRLLAFVQGMNPQKRETGLHIEEDNENMLLPFALCHAIANIHSIFVDGAFSVSSSKEIDEIFSSTCNQDMGDGDSPRHAKVGHLSQESSACSALARTSKLAEVKSDTDFCFLIPPPVKWLINECLKAIENWLGVDNTSGAALNLFSPITTSNPGSNFSAFKETLSKIKKGKYIFGRLASSSEDHGRQYSSHVHCGDMDFDSENGKRDTVACNSARSNDILMEVDTIDIDVLRVLSSSDWPNIIYDVSSQEISVHIPLHRLLSLLLQKALRRCFGESAVTNVTIGSSANLLSTSCIDFFAHVLGGCHPFGFSAFVMEHPLRVRVFCAEVHAGMWRKNGDAALLSWEWYRSEQGLELDLFLLQCCAALAPPDLFVNRILERFGLSKYLSLNLERSNEYEPVLVQEMLTLVIQIVKERRFSGLTTAESLKRELICKLAIGDATRSQLVKSLPHDLSKFNQLQEILDTIATYSSPSGFNQGMYSLRWTYWKELDLYHPRWNSRDLQGAEERYFRFYSVSAFTSQLPRWTKIYPPLKEVAKVATCKVVLEIIRAVLFYAVFTDKRAESRAPDGVLLTALHLLSLALDICYQQRESSDQSCSTGGLVPILAYAGEEIRKGLENDAGKQSLLSLLVILMRMHKKENADNFSDSGSCNLSSLIESILKKFADIDSGCMAKLQQLAPEVVSYQTHSNFSSDANIQGSASDGEKRKAKARERQAAILEKMRAEQSKFLASIDSAVDESSKSGQELSSSDVRDDSDESAQVVCSLCHDPNSKNPISFLILLQKSRLVSFIDRGPPSWEQFHQSEKEHASIATDKVTNDSGISTSSDGSGLISSSPSARLVQNADDGFSYYGKPEEVESFETLEQDMYISIRKEVHDNILDSNFMEDNKPSTSEGGLERSRVAESVLLKNYIAALLKETKESPSASEDAQKDKSSVESTSKCPAYDGFGPTDCDGVHLSSCGHAVHQGCLDRYLSSVKERYVRRIVFEGGHIVDPEQGEFLCPVCRRLVNSVLPALPADFKEVQKQPVSATLSSSLAAGPSISSSEEIGSLRIQQALALLQSAANLVGKGEILKVFTLRRNGRVLPNLEPVCRVLSKIFYPNKQDKLPESVRISHSMLMWDSLKYSLISTEIAARCGRNQMTPNYGISAIYGELKSSTGFMLSLLLKIVQNTRSKNAIHVLQRFIGTQLFAESICSGISVGHGSGTLGQGNMMRILNQVAMEESNSDIQFWNRASGPVLSRDPFSSLMWVLFCLPYPFLSCEESLLSLVHVFYVVSIAQAIITYCGINQGKSNEPGINDSLISDISKVLGDFGYVQQYFVSNYVGPSSNMKDTIRSLSFPYLRRCALLWKLLNSSAQAPFCERDMFDRSSLAINDMMDITDGSSLVELNEVQRLETMFMIPSLDVVLKSEGVRSLVLKWSHHFRKEFEVRNFGRVMHITPAVPFKLMHLPHVYQEILQRFIKQRCPDCKAVLDEPALCLLCGRLCSPSWKPCCSQSGCQTHAMACGAGTGVFLLIRRTTILLQRSARQAPWPSPYLDDFGEEDIQMHRGKPLYLNEERYAALTYMVASHGLDRSSKVLRQTTIGSFFMV, encoded by the exons ATGGATAACATGGACATCGATTCCTCTTTCGATACCAACACTCTCAAGCCCCCTGATCAAATCCTACGG AGGCTTGCTCTGATTGGAGTTCCTGAAGAGGTATCTGATCAACCTAGTTTAGTTGCGTTTGTCAAGGATGACAAGTCTCGAATGTTAGAGCTTGTATCTGCTATATTGCCTACTGATGAGGAAGTGTGGGGAGCACTCCAGGATGCTAAGTCAGGTTCTAGAAGATCTTCCATTAGCATGAAAAGACGATTTCGAGAGAGCATGTTGTGGTTACAATGGTTGATGTTTGAGGGTGAACCAGCTAGTGCCCTAAAGAACCTCTCCAGAATGAGTTCTGGGCAACGTGGTGTTTGTGGTGCTGTTTGGGGAAATAATGATGTAGCGTATCGGTGTCGGACTTGTGAACATGACCCAACATGTGCAATCTGTGTTCCTTGTTTTCAGAATGGGGACCACACTGGCCATGATTATTCTATTATTTATACGGGTGGTGGTTGTTGTGATTGTGGGGATGTTACGGCATGGAAACGTGAGGGCTTCTGCTCAAAGCATAAGGGTGCAGAACAAATACAACCCCTTCCAGAGGAGGTTGCAAACTCCGTGAGACCCGTCCTTAATGCTCTTTTTATTTGTTGGAAAAAGAAGTTATTAGTTGCAGAAACTATTCCTCAAGAAAATCCTAGAGCAGGTGATCATATTTCAGAGCAAATGAGGGTGGCAAATGAACTAACATTTGTGGTGGTGGAGATGCTTTTAGAGTTCTGCAAGTACAGTGAGAGTTTGCTCAGTTTTGTTTCCAGGATGGTCTGTTCGTCACTTGGTTTATTGCAGATTCTGGTGAGAGCAGAGAGGTTTTTGAAAGATGACATAGTGAAGAAGCTCTATGACTTGCTTTTGAGACTGCTTGGAGATCCTTTCTTCAAGTACGAGTTTGCTAAAGTATTTTTAAGCTACTATCCAACTGTTGTAAATGAAGCCATAAAAATGGGCAATGATAATGGCTCCATGAATTATTCACTACAATCTACATTCTCTGTGCAAATCTTTACTGTACCAACTCTGACACCGCGCCTTGTAAAGGAAATGAACCTACTTGTTATGCTGTTGGGATGTGTGGGAGACATTTTTGCTGCATGTGCTGGTGAAGATGGTCGTTTGCAG ATTGCTAAGTGGGCAAATTTGTACGACACTACCATTCGTGTGGTAGAAGATATTCGTTTTGTTTTGAGCCATGCTGTAGTGTCCAAATATGTAACCCATGACCAGAAAGATATATCAAGAACTTGGATGAGACTTTTGGCTTTTGTGCAAGGGATGAACCCTCAAAAGAGAGAAACAGGCCTCCATATAGAAGAAGATAATGAGAATATGCTTTTGCCTTTCGCTTTATGTCATGCTATTGCTAATATCCATTCTATCTTTGTGGATGGGGCATTTTCAGTCTCTAGTAGCAAAGAGATAGATGAAATTTTTTCTAGCACATGCAATCAAGATATGGGTGATGGAGATAGCCCAAGACATGCAAAAGTAGGACACTTATCCCAGGAAAGCTCTGCATGTAGTGCCTTAGCACGTACATCAAAGCTTGCTGAAGTTAAATCTGATactgatttttgtttcttaattcCACCACCTGTCAAGTGGTTAATAAATGAGTGTCTGAAGGCTATTGAGAATTGGCTGGGAGTTGATAACACATCTGGAGCTGCTCTTAACCTATTTTCTCCAATTACTACCAGTAACCCTGGTAGTAATTTTTCAGCATTTAAGGAAACATTATCTAAGATTAAAAAAGGCAAATATATTTTTGGCAGACTTGCCAGTTCAAGTGAAGATCATGGTAGGCAATATTCTTCTCATGTCCACTGTGGTGATATGGATTTTGACTCAGAGAATGGTAAAAGGGATACTGTAGCCTGTAACTCTGCCAGGTCTAATGACATTCTGATGGAAGTAGATACGATAGATATAGATGTACTACGTGTTCTGAGTTCGTCTGATTGGCCAAACATAATATATGATGTTAGTTCACAGGAGATCTCTGTTCATATTCCATTGCATCGGTTGCTTTCCTTGCTTTTGCAGAAAGCATTGAGAAGATGTTTTGGTGAATCTGCGGTGACAAATGTGACTATTGGTAGTTCTGCTAATTTGTTATCGACAAGCTGCATTGACTTCTTTGCACATGTTCTTGGGGGCTGCCACCCATTTGGATTTTCTGCCTTTGTAATGGAGCATCCTTTACGGGTTAGGGTCTTTTGTGCTGAGGTCCATGCTGGAATGTGGAGAAAGAATGGTGATGCTGCCCTATTATCTTGGGAATGGTATCG GTCTGAGCAGGGTTTAGAGCTTGATCTATTTCTGCTACAGTGCTGTGCTGCGTTGGCCCCACCTGACTTATTTGTCAATAGAATTCTAGAACGCTTTGGGCTGTCAAAGTACCTTTCTCTGAATCTTGAACGGTCTAACGA GTATGAACCAGTTCTGGTGCAGGAAATGCTCACTCTTGTTATACAGATAGTTAAAGAACGGAGATTTTCTGGGCTAACTACAGCTGAAAGTTTGAAAAGGGAGTTAATTTGTAAGTTGGCCATTGGAGATGCCACTCGTAGTCAATTGGTGAAATCTCTCCCCCATGACCTCTCTAAGTTTAACCAGCTTCAGGAAATTTTGGATACCATTGCTACATATTCCAGTCCATCTGGGTTTAATCAG GGTATGTACTCACTGCGATGGACATATTGGAAAGAACTGGATTTATACCACCCTCGTTGGAACTCACGGGATTTGCAAGGTGCGGAAGAAAGATACTTTCGCTTCTATAGTGTCTCTGCATTTACCAGTCAGTTGCCCAGGTGGACTAAGATTTATCCTCCACTCAAAGAGGTAGCTAAAGTAGCCACTTGTAAGGTGGTCCTTGAAATTATCCGTGCAGTGCTATTTTATGCTGTTTTCACTGATAAACGGGCTGAATCACGTGCTCCTGATGGTGTTCTTCTTACTGCATTGCATTTACTATCGTTAGCATTAGATATCTGTTATCAGCAGAGAGAATCTAGTGATCAGTCATGTTCTACTGGAGGTTTGGTTCCCATCCTAGCTTATGCTGGTGAAGAAATCCGGAAGGGATTAGAGAATGATGCTGGTAAACAAAGCTTGTTGTCACTTCTTGTTATCTTGATGAGGATGCATAAGAAAGAAAACGCAGACAACTTTTCAGACTCAGGCAGTTGCAACCTTTCTTCTCTGATTGAAAGTATATTGAAGAAGTTTGCTGATATTGATTCTGGATGTATGGCCAAATTGCAACAACTTGCACCTGAAGTGGTCAGTTATCAAACACATTCCAATTTTAGTAGTGATGCCAATATCCAAGGGTCAGCTTCCGATGGTGAGAAACGCAAGGCAAAAGCACGAGAGAGACAGGCAGCTATTTTG GAAAAAATGAGAGCTGAGCAATCTAAGTTTTTGGCAAGCATTGATTCTGCTGTGGATGAAAGTTCAAAATCTGGACAAGAATTAAGTAGCTCTGATGTTAGAGATGATTCAGATGAGTCTGCACAagttgtttgctctctttgtcATGATCCCAACTCCAAAAATCCCATATCATTCTTGATTCTTCTTCAG AAATCTAGGCTTGTGAGTTTCATTGACAGAGGTCCCCCATCATGGGAACAATTTCACCAGTCAGAGAAGGAGCATGCTTCTATTGCCACAGACAAGGTGACTAATGACTCTGGAATAAGCACATCCTCAGATGGTTCAGGTTTGATTTCATCTTCCCCATCAGCACGGTTGGTTCAGAATGCAGATGATGGATTTTCTTATTATGGGAAACCTGAGGAAGTCGAATCTTTTGAGACATTGGAACAAGATATGTACATCTCCATACGTAAAGAAGTGCATGATAATATTCTGGATTCAAATTTTATGGAGGACAATAAACCTTCTACTTCTGAAGGGGGCTTAGAAAGAAGCAGAGTTGCTGAATCTGTCTTGCTGAAAAATTACATAGCTGCTCTTTTGAAAGAGACAAAAGAAAGTCCTTCAGCGTCTGAAGATGCTCAGAAGGATAAGTCTTCTGTAGAATCTACTTCAAAGTGTCCAGCATATGATGGATTTGGACCTACAGATTGTGATGGAGTTCATCTTTCTTCCTGTGGGCATGCTGTGCATCAGGGATGTCTTGATCGCTATTTATCTTCAGTGAAGGAGAG ATATGTCAGAAGAATTGTTTTTGAAGGAGGGCATATCGTGGATCCAGAACAG GGGGAGTTCCTCTGCCCTGTATGCCGCCGACTTGTAAATTCTGTCTTGCCTGCTTTACCTGCCGATTTTAAAGAGGTTCAGAAGCAGCCTGTAAGTGCAACATTGAGTTCCTCACTTGCTGCTGGACCTTCAATCTCATCATCTGAAGAAATCGGTTCTCTTCGCATTCAGCAAGCCTTGGCTCTCTTGCAATCTGCAGCCAATTTGGTTGGGAAGGGTGAAATTCTTAAAGTTTTCACCCTGCGGAGAAATGGAAGAGTGCTGCCAAATCTTGAGCCTGTTTGTCGGGTGCTCTCAAAAAtcttttatccaaacaaacaggatAAGTTGCCAGAGTCTGTGAGGATAAGCCACTCAATGCTTATGTGGGATTCACTTAAATACTCCCTGATATCAACGGAGATTGCTGCACGTTGTGGAAGGAATCAAATGACTCCAAATTATGGTATAAGTGCCATATATGGGGAACTAAAATCTTCTACAGGATTTATGTTGTCCTTGTTGCTAAAAATTGTCCAAAATACCCGAAGTAAGAATGCTATTCATGTGCTTCAAAGATTTATAGGCACTCAGCTTTTTGCGGAGTCTATTTGCTCCGGCATATCCGTAGGTCATGGAAGTGGCACGCTTGGACAAG GTAATATGATGCGTATCTTGAATCAAGTTGCAATGGAAGAATCAAATTCTGATATTCAATTTTGGAATCGAGCTTCTGGTCCTGTCCTTTCTCGTGACCCTTTCTCATCATTGATGTGGGTTCTGTTTTGTCTTCCATACCCATTTTTATCATGTGAAGAATCCTTGCTATCCCTTGTGCATGTCTTCTATGTTGTCTCTATAGCGCAG GCTATAATTACATATTGTGGAATAAATCAAGGCAAGTCGAATGAACCAGGAATTAATGATTCCTTGATTTCTGACATTTCCAAAGTTTTAGGGGACTTTGGATATGTCCAACAATATTTTGTTTCAAACTATGTTGGCCCTTCTAGTAATATGAAGGATACAATTCGTAGCTTGAGTTTCCCTTATTTGCGGAGATGTGCATTGCTGTGGAAACTACTTAATTCTTCTGCCCAAGCACCATTCTGTGAGAGGGACATGTTTGATAGATCATCTCTTGCCATCAATGATATGATGGATATCACTGATGGTTCTTCTCTTGTTGAGCTCAATGAAGTTCAACGGTTAGAAACCATGTTTATGATTCCCTCACTGGATGTTGTTCTGAAGAGTGAAGGTGTGCGGTCTCTTGTTTTGAAATGGTCCCATCACTTCCGCAAGGAGTTTGAAGTTCGTAATTTTGGACGTGTCATGCACATAACACCTGCAGTTCCCTTTAAGTTAATGCATCTTCCCCATGTTTACCAGGAAATCTTGCAGAG GTTCATAAAACAGCGTTGCCCTGACTGCAAAGCTGTCCTTGATGAGCCTGCATTATGCCTCCTGTGTGGTAGATTATGCTCTCCAAGTTGGAAGCCATGCTGCAG CCAAAGTGGATGCCAAACTCATGCAATGGCCTGTGGTGCTGGCACTGGAGTGTTCCTTTTGATCAGA AGAACAACAATCCTGCTACAGAGATCTGCACGTCAGGCTCCTTGGCCATCACCCTACTTGGATGATTTTGGTGAAGAG GATATTCAAATGCATAGAGGAAAGCCATTATATTTGAACGAGGAACGCTATGCTGCTCTAACTTATATG GTTGCTTCCCATGGCCTTGATCGGAGTTCAAAGGTTCTTCGCCAAACTACTATTGGTTCTTTCTTCATGGTTTAG